The region AGTGTGCCCCATTGGATTCATAAGCTAAAATCGTGTAGGCCACCGGGCATAAACTCATGTTTCATAGTTATGAAGATTTTATGACTTCAAGTTCATGGTAGCGACCTTGGATGCCATCTGGATGCCATCTTGATCTTTGAATTTTACATTAATTatactgaaaaaaacaacaggttttggaaaataaataacattttgcTATTAGCAAATTCACAAAATAACATTGATCAATGATACTTGATTTGAGTTTTCAAAACTGTCTATGCTAGTATAGCTCAGGAACTGTAATTATATACAGACatacactctgatgaaggcggaagattccgccgaaacatgtcaggtaaatgaacctaaaacaaatttgtttgatatagaagaaccagagaagtaattgaaaaagaaaaaacaagatgaacctagtacaactatatACAGACATACACTGGGTAACAAAATATTCACAATATCAAACTTCACATTCAACTTTTGTACATGTACCTTAAAATCAATGTATTCTGAGTTATAAACAGGGgaatacattttgaaatagACATCTTGGGTTTCAGAGCCACCATCCTAGAATTTTGAGTGGCCAGCggtatttttatctttattacAATATGCAGAATATATTTCATTATTTGAACAAACACTTGAAATATATTTAGAATAATTTGCTCTATTAACTGTATGTACACAAATTCAGGAGTTCTCAACTTTTGGGGGTCCAGGTACCCCTGAAAACAGTCAATTGTAAATTTTAAAACACCTACACCAAAATGAGTCTGTCCTGTGTTTAACATTGACAGCAGGCTTCCACGAGCACATCACTGAATCCTTCGTCTTCTCCTGCTCATCATGCTCACTGCACTCCTCCGCCCCTTTATGTACTTTCTTCTGGTGATAACAGTGGAGATGACCAGTGCAATGAAGATGACAGCTGTGATTATGAAGCAGCAGCCAAAGACCGTCAGCGCCTTGTTCTTGGACAGCCACACGCATAAGTTACACACTGGCTGGACCTTAATAGAGCGGCATTTGTGCAACGTGACGTCTTTGGGGAACCCGCTCCGGGTGATGATTTGTCTGTAGAAGTCAACGGAGGCCTTTTCTTTGGATTGTTGGTGGGGTGAGCTGAAAAGACCATACTGAGGTACATGATCATCCTGCAGTTTCCACACATAGAAGCCCCGCAGGTTGACTCCATCCAACTGGCGTGCTGAAGAAACATGAAGAGAAGCAGAGATATTAATTTATCGCCAATTAACCATCGGTTTGTCTTTTAGATGTAAATCTACTCATGTTTGCTAGTGCAGTGTAGGTGAGCAAATGGCCACAAGGGCAAGGTATAAAACCTAATCTAATTCATCGCTCCATTGTTTCTCTgccctcccactttttttttattatcatctTTATGGTTCCTTGGGAGTTTATAGGAGGCGGCAATATAGTCATAAAATCTATATTGCTTGTCGAGCTTTGCCTGGGCGTCAACATCATTGTAATCCATGCTGATAGTACCTTACACAGGAGTGAAAATGAACATTACTTCTGGCAGAGGAAAACACACTTCATCGAGAAGTGGTTCTCAAACTACTACACGACACCTAAATATAGAAAATACAACTCTACATATGTAAGTATTTAGTTAAACGGATAGTGCAAATAAAAaagtaatgaaataaaaaatgtctatacccaaataattaaaaacaaaacatttctaaAAAGGTTTTGAACTTAAAATTTTAAACACAATGCAGGTATACATgaacagtgattttttttgcagaccACTAGAAGGAGCTCGGTGCCATACTTTAAGAATCAATGGGTGAACATAATACTGTATGGCTCTGAGTGATGTATAGTATGTTGACATTTCCCTTTTTTTATGTGATGGTTTTACAGTAACCTTCAACTGTGAGtagcaaataaaatgttttctttggagAGAATCAGCATTAAGAAATGCTTAAAAAGTCAACGCGTATTGTACTCAtcctaataaaaacaaaaggctgACCTTTAAGAGCCTCCTGCAGGTAACTTTTTAGATAGTGCTGCCTCATGGTATCCTGTACAGGAGCCTGGTCATCAATCCCACTTGCTGTGATAATGATAGGCCGAGCCCTTCCGTATCGCTCAGTCACCCAGTTCAGGATCTTTCGCAGTCCCCAAGGGACAAGCGCTTGGCCCAGTCTGGAGGAGGGCCAGGTGGGATCAGACAGGataagaaagtcatggttgCCAGGGTGGTTCTTCTGTCCATTATTTGGAAAAGGAGAGACCAAGCGTGTGGTGAAATGATTCAACGCAATGAAACTCAATGCACCTTTGAGTTCTTCCCTTTCAGTTTTGGTAAAAGTAGGAAGAGGAGATGTCTGTTGGCTCCGTGGCCAGGCTCTCTCCTTCAAGTAAGCCTTTATTTCTAGTGGGTAGTCCTCTTTGCCCTGCTTCTCCTCATCTCCAGTCCCCAGCAACGGGTCCAGAAAGTAAGCAAGTTCAAAAAGAAGGAATCTCTTCACTGCCGCTCCATGTGACTGTAGGAGGAAGGGGTTTGCGGGCTCAGCCCAGTCAGCGTGAAGCGCCAGTGACACCATAGCTCCCTGCTGACGAGAGTACTTTAGCTCATGGAGCCGCCAGGCTTTCGCGTGAGCCAGAAGGAGGTTATGGGCAGCCTGGTGTCGCTCATTCGCATTGGAATAAATATCTGTGAGTCTGTTAGGCTCATTCACTGTGATCCAGTAACGGACCCAGGAACCCAGCTCCCGGTAGCACAGTGATGCATATTCTTGAAAGGCCTCCACTGTGCTGTAGTTGAGCCAACCCCCAGAGGCGTGCAGGGCACCGGGCAAGCCCAGATGTGGAGCTTTGTGGGTCGGGTAATAGAGGATAACCAAAGCCTCCAGGTCCAGTTTCTTCAGCTCGGTGAGGACGCAGCGATAGTACCTTTTAAACAGTGTTAAAATAAAGAGCAGGTTAATTTCGATTTGGCTTGAAAGAACAACATAGAACAAGGAACAACAAAGAACTTTCTACTCACAAAAAGCGAGAGATCTTTGTTCAACGTTTGGGTGAAACTTCTGGATGAACTATACACTTTTCAGCTACACCTAATTTGACCTCTAAGATTTAGTACACACATGTCCAATTGTTGAATTGTTTAATACTTTTTAAACAAATTGCTGCTCACTAAGAAGAAGctgaacagcaaaattcataaaGGTTACAGTGCAAGCTCTAGTCTGAACCAACAGATTCCAGATTTAACAGACAGAAAATAGAGTGCAGTTCTCTAAAAAGCCCCTTCAAACAATGGTTGTCAAAGTCTGCCAGTTCCAgaagaggttgttttttttactggtgcttgattatgtttttgttgtcaCAGATATAATAGAGAGCACGCTTACGTGGTGCCTATACAGCAGTCAATGGAAATGCATGGACATGCATGGCAACCATGTTAGCAGGTGCAATGGTTTCATTACATGTAATTGAAAGCATTAACATCAACTTGCAGGTATCCAGCGGAAAAGGAGCATGTCATGCCTACCTATTCATATCTTTGGTTATTGTTTAGTAGAGCATGTAAACgcaacaaaaaaagtcaaagcacCCATGATTTGCACCACTGGTCTCAGATTGGTGATGTGGGTTATGGTTTTAAAATGAGTATTTTCAAATAGGGAGGTTTTTTTTACCTTAGTGCTTCCACATTAACACTAGAAAGGTCTCCATGTGGTAGAATCAGAGACCAGTTTAGAGCAAAGCGGTAGTGTGTTGCCCCAGTAGATACAAACAGGTAGAGATGACTGCGGATGGCCAGATAGTCTGTGCACTGGGAACGATTAGTATGAAGCTTTACTCCTGGGATTGCACGGAATGATCCATCGCCTGTCCAGTTCCAGCTGTACACATTGGGATCTTTGAATTGGGGGGAGAAGGGGTAAAAGCGGGCCTaacaaaggagagagagagaaaaatggatggtTGCATTTGTTTAGATCCATTTTGCCTGAATGCATTTACCTGCAAGGTGGAGTCAGCAATACCCCAGTGAAAATCACAGGGGAAACTGCCTTCAACTTCTCTGGAGGGTTCCACTTGGGGGAATCCATTGTCAGCAATAACCCGCCTGTAGTACTGAGCACTGGTTTTGGGCGTCTTGGTTCGATTAGGATGAGTGAAGTCAACATAGAAAAGGCCCCGGCGGACTGAGTAGTTGTAGTTCCATTCAAAGCTGTCTACCAGTGACCACGCAGTGTAGCCTAGCAACCGAACCCTATCCAACCGGCCAGCTGGAACACAAAACATagcactactactactaataataataataacaataataatgataatattgataacattaataatgataataataaataggTTTATATTGAGCTTTTGTTGATATTCAGATACAATGACATTTTTACAATTAAAACAGTAAAATCTATTTTCATAACACCTTTATGAAATGAGATAATTTTGTTTCAATCATATATAGTATTTCAACACTGTACCTTGTAATACATGGTTGATAAATCTCTTCATCAAGTAAATGGCCACTGTGTCCTCTCTTCCCACACTAGCTTCAGAGAACCATCCACCCTCAGCCACCAGAACTTGCAAGTCCCCGTACTCCAGCTTTATCCAACCCAGAACGCGCCTAAGATCTGGTGACACAACCTGGCCAAAGTGGGGCAGGGTGCGGCCCAGACGGAGGTTGTTTGGCCCGAAGGACAGGGCAAAAAAGTCGGCTGTGTTGTTCACCCACAGCTTCTCCTTGGTAGTGAATGTGGGCAGGAGGCCCCTGTGCTTGTTTTTCAAAGAAGGCGGGTAATCTCCATCACCTAAAATGGGATTGGCGAACCAACCAAGAACAGCATCCATTGACTGTTGACAAAGATCGACACCGGTGGCTACGGGTTGGCCTTTTTGAGGTTCAACCCAGTGGGAGCCCAAAACAATGGACAGTTTACCCTTCTGCTCTGGGCGGTAGTGGGTATCGTAGATGTGCCAGGCTTTGGCGTGTGCCTGGTAAtcccagaaaaaaacaacattactaATTCATCAATCATTTTCAGTAGTAAGAAGTGATGAAGTACAAAAACCGTAGTGCCCCGGGATATGAGATTATTTCGTTCCGTCACAACACTAAAACACTTACACTTCAAATCATCTTTGACCATTGAAATTAAGGGAGTGTGGAAAATAGGTCAGAGTCCCTGTTAGCTAGAAAAAGGAAACTATTTTCCACAGGAGAAAAGTCATTAGTCCATTCCAGCATCTCTTtcacccctcccaaaaaaaaaagacaaaacgcgCACAATTCATCTCACTAAGGATGTTTACTTTACCATAGAAGGGCAATTAGTTTCTTTTATTAAGTGTGAAATGCTCCAAAACTTTTTGACATTTCTTTTTGCACTCTTTCCTCCTGGCTTTTGTGTGGAAAATGTGTTACTGTAAAATAGTGAACAATTGCTGATGCACTGAATCTGCAAAAAGATAACCGTGAGATATTGAGGGACGGCTGTATGAGCGGAGCAACAGACATGGTAATCATACACTTGACCTAACACTATAATGATCTCGTTCTC is a window of Syngnathus typhle isolate RoL2023-S1 ecotype Sweden linkage group LG1, RoL_Styp_1.0, whole genome shotgun sequence DNA encoding:
- the klb gene encoding beta-klotho; the protein is MLDFSPHLIIQRLLLSLWLVNTWHRATGSIGDGRQMWQMPKPVAISLEQSFLHDTFPAGFLWGSGTSAFQTEGSWDKDGKGESIWDHFTQSKTDNVASDSYVHWEDDVQALEYLGVTSYSFSLSWPRLFPDGNATGPPCQPAVEHYNRLINRLVEKKIEPIVTIHHWDLPLVLQEAYGGWKNDTLIELFGNYAAFCFRTFGDRVRYWLTMHNPYLVAVQGYGVGLHAPGETGGLAASFIVAHNLIRAHAKAWHIYDTHYRPEQKGKLSIVLGSHWVEPQKGQPVATGVDLCQQSMDAVLGWFANPILGDGDYPPSLKNKHRGLLPTFTTKEKLWVNNTADFFALSFGPNNLRLGRTLPHFGQVVSPDLRRVLGWIKLEYGDLQVLVAEGGWFSEASVGREDTVAIYLMKRFINHVLQAGRLDRVRLLGYTAWSLVDSFEWNYNYSVRRGLFYVDFTHPNRTKTPKTSAQYYRRVIADNGFPQVEPSREVEGSFPCDFHWGIADSTLQARFYPFSPQFKDPNVYSWNWTGDGSFRAIPGVKLHTNRSQCTDYLAIRSHLYLFVSTGATHYRFALNWSLILPHGDLSSVNVEALRYYRCVLTELKKLDLEALVILYYPTHKAPHLGLPGALHASGGWLNYSTVEAFQEYASLCYRELGSWVRYWITVNEPNRLTDIYSNANERHQAAHNLLLAHAKAWRLHELKYSRQQGAMVSLALHADWAEPANPFLLQSHGAAVKRFLLFELAYFLDPLLGTGDEEKQGKEDYPLEIKAYLKERAWPRSQQTSPLPTFTKTEREELKGALSFIALNHFTTRLVSPFPNNGQKNHPGNHDFLILSDPTWPSSRLGQALVPWGLRKILNWVTERYGRARPIIITASGIDDQAPVQDTMRQHYLKSYLQEALKARQLDGVNLRGFYVWKLQDDHVPQYGLFSSPHQQSKEKASVDFYRQIITRSGFPKDVTLHKCRSIKVQPVCNLCVWLSKNKALTVFGCCFIITAVIFIALVISTVITRRKYIKGRRSAVSMMSRRRRRIQ